In one Candidatus Zixiibacteriota bacterium genomic region, the following are encoded:
- a CDS encoding NAD(P)H-binding protein: MILVAGATGKIGSKLVPKLLKDGYQVRAISRNQENLKQLIEQGVDPAVGDLLDADFVRQALSGCEQAFFIVQGSPSSGQHQGEEAQMGKNFVTAAKDEGVKHIVFSGSMGAEGRSGCPILDAKVIVEKQFEESGLSVTVFRPGNFFDNMFAFLETISSGFFTLPLDGSVKIPHIAAADIAEYARLAFKRGPQGFEVYDLAYPDPVSMFDIAMEVSDNLGRMIKYMRISDEQFIEVFTGFGISFQFCEDMLAMFRWFEQDDFRFDPQKAIDQFGHSPMSLQDFIPELTRHIK, encoded by the coding sequence ATGATCCTGGTGGCGGGTGCGACTGGTAAAATCGGAAGTAAGCTGGTGCCCAAACTTTTAAAAGACGGATATCAGGTCCGAGCAATCAGCCGTAATCAAGAAAACCTCAAGCAACTTATCGAACAGGGTGTCGATCCCGCGGTCGGCGACCTCCTGGATGCCGACTTTGTGCGCCAAGCCCTCAGCGGTTGCGAACAGGCTTTTTTCATCGTCCAGGGCAGTCCCTCCTCGGGACAGCATCAGGGAGAGGAAGCCCAGATGGGCAAGAATTTCGTCACCGCCGCCAAAGATGAGGGAGTTAAGCATATCGTTTTCTCAGGTTCGATGGGGGCCGAGGGGCGTTCCGGCTGCCCGATTCTGGACGCTAAGGTGATTGTCGAAAAGCAATTCGAAGAATCTGGTCTATCTGTGACTGTTTTCAGGCCGGGAAATTTCTTCGACAATATGTTTGCCTTTCTGGAGACGATATCTTCCGGTTTCTTTACACTGCCTCTCGATGGTTCAGTGAAAATCCCCCATATCGCCGCTGCGGATATAGCCGAATATGCTCGCCTGGCATTTAAACGGGGTCCACAGGGATTCGAAGTATATGACCTCGCTTATCCGGATCCGGTTTCGATGTTCGATATCGCCATGGAGGTCTCGGATAACCTCGGACGTATGATCAAGTATATGCGCATTTCCGATGAACAGTTTATCGAAGTTTTCACCGGTTTCGGAATATCATTTCAGTTCTGTGAAGATATGCTGGCCATGTTCCGCTGGTTTGAGCAGGATGATTTTCGATTTGATCCTCAAAAAGCGATCGATCAGTTCGGCCACTCTCCCATGAGCCTGCAGGATTTTATACCCGAACTGACCCGGCATATCAAGTAA
- the amrB gene encoding AmmeMemoRadiSam system protein B, which yields MSCIYILTSYLRSMTSQNLHTDEERYPATAGSFYPRDPVDLSRMIAKFMAESGKVVNSGNIQAVIAPHAGYMYSGPVAASAYKQLEGLKYDRVVVISPSHTTFFTGCSIYNGQAYVTPLGKLFIDTDMTARLADINPSKIYLSARGHTGGGMRQEHSLEVQLPFLQLVLGDFKLVPIVMGEQEWDVISALGESLASAFENSSTLIVASTDLSHFHSSDIASEKDSLIRQKVEDFDPEGLYKTIAEGKAEACGGGPMTAAMIAAKKLGAKHSTVTDYADSGEITGDRSEVVGYLAAVLHGD from the coding sequence ATGAGTTGTATTTATATTCTGACTTCTTATCTTAGAAGCATGACAAGTCAGAATCTACATACAGATGAAGAACGCTATCCGGCTACTGCAGGAAGTTTTTATCCTCGAGACCCGGTCGACCTTTCGCGCATGATTGCAAAGTTTATGGCTGAATCCGGCAAGGTTGTGAATTCAGGAAATATTCAGGCAGTGATCGCCCCGCATGCCGGCTATATGTATTCCGGTCCGGTGGCGGCTTCGGCTTACAAACAACTCGAGGGACTCAAGTACGATCGGGTGGTGGTGATATCTCCATCACACACGACATTTTTCACCGGCTGTTCGATTTACAACGGTCAGGCGTATGTCACCCCGCTCGGCAAACTTTTTATCGATACTGATATGACTGCCAGGCTGGCCGATATCAATCCCTCCAAGATATATCTCTCGGCCCGCGGTCACACCGGCGGCGGGATGAGACAGGAGCATTCGCTGGAGGTACAACTACCGTTTTTACAGCTTGTCCTGGGCGATTTCAAGCTGGTACCGATCGTTATGGGCGAGCAGGAATGGGATGTTATTTCGGCTCTGGGAGAATCGCTGGCCTCGGCGTTCGAAAACAGCTCGACTTTGATCGTGGCCTCGACCGACCTCTCGCATTTTCATTCATCGGATATCGCTTCCGAGAAGGATTCGCTAATCAGGCAGAAAGTTGAAGACTTCGACCCCGAGGGCCTGTACAAAACAATAGCCGAAGGCAAGGCCGAAGCCTGTGGAGGTGGTCCAATGACTGCGGCCATGATCGCGGCAAAAAAGCTGGGTGCCAAACACTCGACTGTGACCGATTATGCCGACAGCGGTGAGATCACCGGCGACCGATCCGAGGTGGTCGGCTACCTCGCGGCTGTTCTCCACGGAGATTGA
- a CDS encoding sigma-70 family RNA polymerase sigma factor → MDHTDALYRTALRMTKNEKDAEDLVQETLLKAYRFFDRFEPGTNIKAWLFKIMMNIFINDYRQKSKKPTSMSYEDVDDNYLYHQLKFSKTDAVDPEQALFNRILDDDVKRAIEELPDDFRIVVVLAFLEEFSYQEIAEIAGLQLGTVKSRLHRGRKLLQKSLWDYAQKNGFLKARGKSVKGD, encoded by the coding sequence ATGGATCATACTGATGCGCTGTATCGGACCGCCCTGCGGATGACGAAAAACGAAAAAGACGCGGAGGATTTGGTACAGGAAACTTTGTTAAAGGCATACCGCTTTTTTGACAGATTTGAACCTGGAACGAATATCAAGGCCTGGCTCTTTAAAATCATGATGAATATCTTCATTAATGACTATCGTCAGAAGAGCAAAAAGCCGACCTCCATGTCATATGAAGATGTTGATGATAATTATCTTTACCATCAATTGAAGTTTTCGAAAACGGATGCGGTTGATCCGGAGCAAGCGCTGTTCAACCGGATTCTCGACGATGATGTTAAAAGGGCGATTGAGGAATTACCTGATGATTTCCGGATAGTTGTTGTTTTGGCTTTCCTGGAGGAGTTCTCTTACCAGGAAATAGCAGAAATCGCCGGACTTCAGTTGGGAACAGTGAAATCGCGGTTACACCGGGGCAGAAAGTTGTTACAAAAGAGTTTATGGGATTATGCTCAGAAAAATGGTTTTCTGAAAGCAAGGGGGAAATCTGTAAAGGGTGATTAA
- the amrA gene encoding AmmeMemoRadiSam system protein A, whose protein sequence is MALTDAEKDQLKKLARDSIRSRFDSTVIPGLKLNSDLLKENRGAFVTLKKNGQLRGCIGLVEGIRPLYEAVIEMAQAAAFEDPRFSPVREEEVDQLEIEISVMTPLKRIRDLNLIEVGKHGLVIKFGYNSGLLLPQVATEYGWDRDTFLQQTCLKAGLPPESYQDPETEIYTFSAEVF, encoded by the coding sequence ATGGCGCTGACAGACGCTGAAAAAGATCAACTGAAAAAGCTTGCCCGCGATTCGATTCGATCTCGCTTCGATTCCACGGTAATCCCCGGGCTAAAACTGAATTCCGACCTGCTCAAGGAGAATCGGGGAGCATTCGTTACACTCAAAAAGAATGGGCAGTTACGCGGATGTATCGGACTGGTTGAGGGTATCAGGCCTCTCTATGAAGCTGTCATCGAAATGGCACAGGCGGCCGCTTTCGAGGATCCGCGCTTCTCACCGGTCAGGGAAGAAGAAGTCGATCAGCTGGAAATAGAAATCTCGGTCATGACTCCTTTAAAAAGGATTCGCGACCTGAACCTGATCGAAGTCGGTAAACACGGCCTGGTTATAAAATTCGGTTACAATTCCGGTCTGCTGTTGCCTCAGGTGGCAACAGAATACGGCTGGGACCGGGATACTTTTCTGCAACAGACCTGCCTCAAGGCCGGCCTTCCGCCCGAATCTTACCAGGATCCCGAGACCGAAATCTATACCTTCAGCGCGGAAGTCTTTTGA